A single region of the Brachypodium distachyon strain Bd21 chromosome 3, Brachypodium_distachyon_v3.0, whole genome shotgun sequence genome encodes:
- the LOC100826448 gene encoding 60S ribosomal protein L23 produces the protein MSKRGRGGSAGNKFRMSLGLPVAATVNCADNTGAKNLYIISVKGIKGRLNRLPSACVGDMVMATVKKGKPDLRKKVMPAVIVRQRKPWRRKDGVFMYFEDNAGVIVNPKGEMKGSAITGPIGKECADLWPRIASAANAIV, from the exons ATGTCGAAACGAG GGCGCGGAGGTTCCGCTGGTAACAAGTTCCGCATGTCACTGGGTCTACCAGTGGCAGCCACAGTGAACTGTGCTGACAACACTGGAGCAAAGAACCTTTACATCATCTCCGTGAAGGGAATCAAGGGACGCCTTAACAGGCTTCCTTCTGCCTGTGTTGGAGATATGGTTATGGCTACTGTGAAGAAAGGAAAGCCTGACCTGAGGAAGAAGGTCATGCCAGCTGTCATTGTGAGGCAGCGCAAGCCATGGCGCCGAAAGGATGGTGTCTTCATGTACTTTGAAG ACAATGCAGGAGTCATTGTGAACCCAAAGGGAGAGATGAAAG GTTCTGCCATCACCGGACCGATCGGAAAGGAGTGTGCTGATCTGTGGCCCAGGATTGCCAGTGCAGCGAATGCTATCGTCTAG
- the LOC100826764 gene encoding uncharacterized protein LOC100826764 translates to MWSPPPPLPLQLQLRQSPPTLPLFSHGRRLSRIAASQEDPLTALTRVLWGRALPPSQLVLAVRHGWTTAWRLLMRQLAPSDPSTGAFTRTPSRFPAVVAAPSPTASLHLYVGLPCPWAHRALLVRALLGLHRRLPVSVAVPGDDGAWSFTAASPDRLYGKCRLRDVYGAGTGEFEGRASVPMLWDADRRQVLCNESIEIAKFLCTLAGDDGDLDLYPPELRGEIDRWYGIIYPSVNNGVYRCGFAQSQQAYDAAAGELFAALDTLEEHLSRSRYLCSGDGLTLADVCLFTTLIRFDLVYNPLFRCTRRKLVEYPSLHAYTREIYQMPGVADTCDMDAIAEGYFGTLFPLNPGGIQPVVPASCGREALMEPHGREALPSSAPAAAGRQLGAASSVS, encoded by the coding sequence ATGTGgtccccaccaccacctctgccgctccagctccagctccggcaATCGCCACCGACGCTGCCTCTCTTCtcccacggccgccgcctcagccGTATCGCCGCCTCCCAAGAGGACCCCCTCACGGCCCTGACCCGCGTCCTGTGGGGCCGGGCCCTCCCCCCTTCCCagctcgtcctcgccgtccgCCACGGCTGGACCACCGCGTGGCGGCTCCTCATGCGGCAGCTCGCCCCCTCGGACCCTTCCACGGGCGCCTTCACCCGCACCCCGTCCCGCTTCCCCGCCGTCGTGGCCGCGCCGAGCCCGACCGCCTCCCTCCACCTCTACGTCGGCCTCCCCTGCCCCTGGGCCCACCGCGCGCTCCTCGTCCGGGCCCTCCtcggcctccaccgccgcctccccgtctccgtcgccgtccccggcgacgacggcgcctGGTCATTCACGGCCGCCAGCCCCGACAGGCTCTACGGCAAGTGCAGGCTCCGCGACGTCTATGGCGCGGGGACCGGGGAGTTCGAGGGCAGGGCGTCCGTGCCCATGCTCTGGGACGCCGACCGCCGCCAGGTCCTCTGCAACGAGAGCATCGAGATCGCCAAGTTCCTCTGCACcctcgccggagacgacggAGACCTCGACCTGTACCCGCCGGAGCTCCGCGGGGAGATCGACCGCTGGTACGGCATCATCTACCCGAGCGTCAACAACGGCGTGTACCGCTGCGGGTTCGCGCAGAGCCAGCAGGCCTACGACGctgcggccggcgagctcttCGCCGCGCTGGACACGCTCGAGGAACACCTCTCCCGGTCCCGGTACCTCTGCTCCGGCGATGGCCTCACGCTGGCAGACGTCTGCCTCTTCACGACGCTCATACGGTTCGACCTCGTGTACAACCCGCTGTTCCGGTGCACCAGGAGGAAGCTCGTCGAGTACCCCAGCCTCCACGCCTACACGCGGGAGATCTACCAGATGCCCGGCGTTGCCGACACCTGCGACATGGACGCTATTGCCGAGGGGTACTTTGGGACCCTATTCCCGCTCAACCCCGGCGGGATCCAGCCCGTCGTACCCGCGAGCTGCGGCCGGGAAGCgctcatggagccgcacggcAGAGAGGCCTTGCCTTCTTctgcacctgctgctgctggtaggCAGCTAGGAGCGGCTAGTAGTGTTTCCTAG
- the LOC100842773 gene encoding nicotinamide/nicotinic acid mononucleotide adenylyltransferase — translation MDEVEVPLPTEKLSLDPNRDGARRGVVVLVATGSFNPPTYMHLRMFELAKDELQQRGYAVLGGYMSPVNDAYKKKDLLPAVDRIRFCELASKSSSFVMADRWEAMQKGFQRTLTVLKRVKDSLCNNGLADQDSLKVMLLCGSDLLESFSTPGVWIPDQVRAICKDFGVVCIRREGKDVQKLVSNSEILQECRDNIISVDEIVPNQISSSRVRECVRRCLSIKYLTCDEVIDYIREHKLYMETEESVRRP, via the exons ATGGATGAGGTGGAAGTGCCTCTCCCCACGGAGAAGCTCTCCTTGGATCCAAATAG GGATGGGGCAAGGCGAGGTGTTGTTGTGCTGGTGGCCACCGGGAGCTTCAACCCTCCCACCTACATGCACCTACGCATGTTTG AGCTGGCAAAGGATGAGTTGCAGCAGCGAGGGTACGCTGTGTTGGGTGGATACATGTCCCCGGTGAATGATGCGTACAAGAAGAAG GACCTCTTACCCGCTGTTGATCGAATTCGCTTTTGCGAGCTTGCAAGCAAAAGCTCCTCTTTTGTGATGGCTGATCGTTGGGAG GCGATGCAGAAAGGCTTTCAGCGCACCTTGACCGTTCTCAAGAGAGTTAAGGACTCTTTGTGCAATAACGGCTTGGCTGATCAAG aTAGTCTCAAGGTAATGCTTTTATGTGGTTCTGACCTGCTTGAATCATTCAGTACCCCAGGAGTTTGGATTCCAGATCAG GTCAGAGCCATATGTAAAGACTTTGGTGTTGTTTGTATACGGAGAGAAGGAAAGGATGTTCAGAAGTTAGTATCGAACAGCGAGATCCTGCAAGAATGTAGG GATAACATCATTTCGGTTGATGAGATTGTGCCAAATCAGATCAGTTCATCCAGAGTAAG AGAATGTGTAAGAAGATGTCTCTCGATAAAGTATCTTACTTGTGATGAAGTGATTGACTACATCAGGGAGCACAAACTGTACATGGAAACTGAAGAGAGTGTTAGGCGACCATGA
- the LOC100827072 gene encoding 60S ribosomal protein L37-3, translating to MGKGTGSFGKRRNKTHTLCIRCGRRSFHLQKSTCSSCGYPAARIRKYNWSVKAIRRKTTGTGRMRYMRHVPRRFKSNFREGTEAAPRNKGASAGN from the exons ATG GGTAAGGGTACGGGGAGTTTCGGCAAGCGCCGGAACAAGACGCACACGCTGTGCATCCGTTGCGGCCGCCGCAGCTTCCACCTGCAGAAGAGCACCTGCTCTTCCTGCGGCTATCCCGCCGCCCGCATCCGCAAGT ACAACTGGAGCGTGAAGGCCATCAGGAGGAAGACCACGGGTACCGGTAGGATGAGGTACATGCGCCATGTGCCCAGGAGGTTCAAGAGCAACTTCAGGGAGG GAACTGAGGCTGCACCAAGGAACAAGGGAGCTTCTGCCGGCAACTAG
- the LOC100843074 gene encoding uncharacterized protein LOC100843074 yields MSAGGLDGCSPPPHLLEVTVISAQDLHRGRLGLGRRRVRAYAMAWTDGARKLRTGVDLAGGADPTWNDRFLFRVDPGFLRSETASVAVEVRGARSLLGGDAVLGHTRIVVSAFVSASRGDGRPIGGRQVAALQLRRPRSLRPQGIVNVAVALLDGATHAVPPVYNAPGSPDAFAVKDLMAVAARQLPPALGKIAEEDEEEGGAVLDHHGRRRRFVENSGPLDARGAAVEQSKLEMKLEKWKADLSPDHGEEGGRGGKSARRRRRRSSCFFGSEEDWER; encoded by the coding sequence ATGTCGGCGGGCGGCCTTGAcggctgctcgccgccgccgcacctgCTGGAGGTGACCGTGATCTCGGCGCAGGACCTGCACCGGGGCcgcctgggcctgggccggcggcgggtgcggGCCTACGCGATGGCCTGGACCGACGGGGCCCGGAAACTCCGCACAGGGGTGGacctggccggcggcgccgacccGACCTGGAACGACCGGTTCCTCTTCCGCGTCGACCCGGGCTTCCTCCGCTCCGAGACGGCTTCCGTGGCCGTCGAGGTGCGCGGGGCCCGGAGCCTCCTGGGCGGCGACGCCGTGTTGGGCCACACGCGGATCGTGGTGAGCGCCTTCGTCTCCGCCAGCCGCGGCGACGGGCGGCCGATCGGGGGCCGCCaggtggcggcgctgcagcTGCGGCGCCCGCGGTCGCTGCGGCCGCAGGGGATCGTGAACGTGGCCGTGGCgctcctcgacggcgccacCCACGCCGTGCCGCCCGTCTACAACGCGCCGGGCTCCCCCGACGCGTTCGCCGTCAAGGACCTCATGGCGGTGGCCGCGAGgcagctgccgccggcgctggggaagatcgcggaggaggacgaggaggaggggggcgcCGTTCTGGATCACCACGGACGGCGCCGCCGGTTCGTGGAGAACTCCGGCCCGCTGGACGCGAGGGGCGCCGCGGTGGAGCAGAGCAAGCTGGAGATGAAGCTCGAGAAGTGGAAGGCGGACCTGTCGCCGGACcatggggaggagggcggccgCGGGGGCAAGTCTGcgcggaggcgccgccgccggagctcctgcTTCTTCGGCAGCGAGGAGGACTGGGAAAGGTAA